From a region of the Mercurialis annua linkage group LG1-X, ddMerAnnu1.2, whole genome shotgun sequence genome:
- the LOC126665824 gene encoding uncharacterized protein LOC126665824 isoform X4, with protein sequence MSPSQATPDSPWDCMLPGPPSRSNFNSIDLSPSGLLAFPSGSSISVVDSRSLQLISTIPLPPPPNNSLSPFITSVRWTPLPLPRDLLSTSADESSLHSSSSSHLILAAADRHGRIALIDFRLKSVLLWLDNQNSSSKSGIQDLCWILSRPDSYILAAISGPSLLSLYSTATTTATSSSKCFFKYDASPEFLSCIRRDPFDSRHFCVIGLKGFLVSIKVLGETEDDVVIKELSIKTDFSEFSRLEKDNTTSADAGSSPASAVFPLHSVKLAFSPQWRHIVFVTFPRELVVFDLQYETALFSTTLPRGCAKFLDVLPDPCNDLLYCTHLDGKLSIWRRKDGEQLHIMCAMEELMPSIGTPMPPPSVLAVAISQSESTLQTVAKMYSDVPNTPSADIKDLDNPFDFFDDTLLLSKTHLISISDDGKVWNWLLTVEGTGDTDKRSVRDLAVASIANEMPLLGANGDGLAPEAGKQLDIPSGSKTRPSSILSQASISYKISLVGQLQLLSSTVTMLAVPSPSLTATLARGGNLPAAAVPLVALGTQNGTVDIVDVSANAVATSFSVHNGTVRGLRWLGNSRLVSFSYTQVNEKTGGYINRLVVTCVRSGLKKPFRVLQKPERAPIRALRTSSSGRYLLILFRDAPVEVWAMTKSPIMLRSLALPFTVLEWTLPTVPRTVQNGPSRQFSWSSKDQQPAAPDGASPPKASASELTAASSDASQDDVAESFAFALVNGALGVFEVHGRRIRDFRPKWPSSSFVSSDGLITAMAYRLPHVVMGDRSGNIRWWDVTTGHSSSFNTHRDGIRRIKFSPVVPGDRSRGRVAVLFYDNTFSVFDLDSQDPLANSLLQPQFPGTLVLELDWLPVRTDKNDPLILCIAGADSSFRLVEVNLNDKKLAYGVQPRAIKERFRPMPICSPILFPTPHALALRMILQLGVKPSWFNTCGTSIDKRPHSIPGTALPASDLRSYMVDLPHIGDTVVPEMLLKVLEPYRKEGCILDDERARLYASIVNKGCAVRFAFAAALFGETSETIFWLQLPHALKHLMNKLANKSPQKGPISASIPDLDDTAMLTRIASKGKSSTSKEKQDLLQHKGPFRSMAFKQEELWDNANERIPWHEKLDGEEAIQNHVHDASTLLNNFWRKTRIADMLGEKNRLTRI encoded by the exons ATGTCACCGTCACAAGCAACACCAGACTCGCCCTGGGACTGCATGCTACCAGGCCCGCCGTCCCGGAGCAATTTCAATTCCATCGACCTTTCTCCTTCCGGCCTCTTAGCTTTCCCCTCCGGCTCTTCCATTTCCGTCGTTGATTCCCGTTCTCTTCAGCTCATTTCCACCATCCCTCTCCCTCCGCCGCCTAATAACTCCCTTTCTCCTTTCATCACCTCCGTCCGCTGGACTCCGCTTCCTCTTCCTCGTGACCTCCTCTCCACCTCCGCTGATGAATCTTCTCTCCATTCCTCTTCCTCCTCTCACCTCATCCTCGCCGCTGCTGACCGCCACGGCCGCATCGCTCTCATTGATTTCCGCCTCAAATCCGTCCTCCTCTGGCTCGACAATCAGAATAGTTCGTCCAAGTCGGGAATTCAAGACCTCTGCTGGATCCTCTCCCGACCTGACTCCTACATTCTCGCCGCGATTTCAGGTCCTTCGTTGCTCTCTCTTTACTCTACAGCTACGACTACTGCAACAAGCTCCTCCAAATGCTTTTTCAAATACGACGCGTCGCCTGAGTTTCTCTCTTGCATTCGTCGCGATCCGTTTGATTCGCGTCATTTTTGCGTTATCGGTTTGAAAGGCTTTCTAGTATCCATTAAAGTACTCGGAGAAACCGAAGATGATGTCGTTATTAAAGAGCTTAGTATTAAAACTGATTTTAGTGAATTCTCTCGGTTAGAGAAGGATAATACGACGTCGGCTGATGCTGGATCTTCTCCTGCTTCTGCGGTTTTCCCGTTGCACAGTGTGAAATTAGCATTTTCGCCGCAGTGGAGACATATCGTGTTCGTGACCTTTCCTAGAGAGTTAGTTGTTTTTGATTTGCAGTATGAAACGGCGCTGTTTAGTACAACTTTACCTAGAGGCTGCGCTAAGTTCTTGGATGTGTTGCCTGATCCTTGCAATGACTTGCTTTATTGTACTCATCTTGATGGGAAGCTCAGTATCTGGCGCCGTAAAGA TGGAGAGCAGTTGCATATAATGTGTGCAATGGAGGAGTTAATGCCTTCAATCGGCACACCTATGCCTCCTCCGTCGGTTCTAGCTGTGGCCATTTCCCAATCGGAGTCCACTCTCCAGACGGTTGCTAAGATGTACTCCGATGTACCTAATACTCCTTCAGCTGACATTAAGGATTTGGACAATCCTTTCGACTTCTTCGATGATACTCTTCTTCTTTCTAAGACGCATTTGATATCCATTTCGGATGATGGAAAAGTATGGAACTGGCTTTTGACTGTTGAAGGGACGGGTGACACTGATAAGAGAAGTGTTAGAGACTTGGCTGTGGCTTCTATTGCCAATGAAATGCCTCTTTTAGGGGCCAATGGTGATGGTCTTGCTCCAGAAGCAGGAAAGCAACTAGATATTCCAAGTGGCAGTAAAACCCGCCCTTCATCTATTCTCAGCCAGGCTAGCATCTCATATAAG ATCAGCCTAGTTGGACAGCTGCAGCTTCTTTCTTCAACAGTAACAATGTTGGCTGTGCCTTCTCCCTCTTTGACTGCTACTTTGGCTC GTGGAGGAAACCTTCCTGCTGCAGCTGTTCCCCTGGTTGCTTTGGGAACTCAGAATGGAACAGTGGACATCGTGGATGTTTCTGCCAATGCTGTTGCCACAAGTTTCTCAGTTCATAATGGTACAGTTAGGGGATTACGGTGGCTTGGAAATTCTAGACTAGTTTCATTTTCTTACACTCAG GTGAATGAAAAAACTGGAGGTTATATTAATAGGCTCGTGGTAACCTGTGTTCGAAGCGGCCTTAAAAAACCATTTCGGGTTTTACAAAAGCCAGAACGTGCACCCATTAGAGCTTTACGGACTTCTTCGTCTGGAAG GTATCTTCttattttgtttcgtgatgCGCCTGTGGAGGTTTGGGCAATGACAAAGAGTCCTATTATG CTTAGATCATTAGCTCTTCCATTCACGGTATTGGAATGGACTCTGCCAACAGTTCCCCGGACAGTTCAAAATGGTCCATCTAGGCAATTTTCATGGTCATCTAAAGATCAACAACCGGCAGCACCAGATGGAGCATCTCCCCCAAAAGCATCTGCATCTGAATTGA CAGCAGCAAGCTCAGATGCTTCTCAGGATGATGTAGCAGAAAGTTTTGCATTTGCACTTGTAAATGGCGCACTGGGAGTTTTTGAGGTTCATGGAAGGAGGATTCGTGATTTCAG ACCAAAATGGCCTTCTTCTTCATTTGTTTCATCTGATGGACTGATTACAGCCATGGCTTACCGATTGCCTCATGTC GTTATGGGTGACAGGTCCGGGAACATACGCTGGTGGGATGTGACAACTGGACATTCTTCATCATTTAACACTCACAGAGACGGAATCCGGAGAATCAAATTTTCACCTGTTGTTCCTGGAGATCGTAGTCGAGGGCGTGTTGCAGTGcttttttatgataatacctTTTCCGTATTTGATCTT GACAGTCAGGATCCATTAGCCAATTCGCTTTTGCAACCTCAATTTCCTGGAACTCTTGTATTGGAGCTTGATTGGTTGCCTGTGCGGACAGACAAAAATGACCCTTTGATATTATGCATTGCTGGAGCTGATAGTAGCTTCCGCCTCGTTGAAGTTAATTT AAACGATAAAAAACTTGCCTATGGAGTGCAACCTCGAGCTATTAAAGAAAGATTTAGGCCTATGCCGATATGCTCTCCTATACTGTTCCCCACACCACATGCCCTG GCGCTGAGGATGATCTTGCAATTGGGTGTCAAGCCATCTTGGTTTAACACTTGTGGTACAAGTATTGATAAGAGGCCTCACTCAATCCCTGGGACTGCTTTACCTGCATCAGATCTTCGCAGTTACATGGTTGATTTACCTCATATTGGTGACACTGTAGTGCCAGAAATGCTGCTTAAAGTATTAGAGCCTTACCGAAAAGAAG GTTGCATACTTGATGATGAAAGGGCAAGATTGTATGCCTCCATAGTTAATAAAGGTTGTGCTGTGAGGTTTGCCTTTGCAGCTGCCCTTTTTGGTGAAACATCAGAAACAATTTTCTGGTTGCAGTTACCGCATGCACTGAAACATTTGATGAATAAGTTGGCAAATAAGTCTCCACAGAAAGGGCCTATCTCAGCTTCAATCCCAGACCTTGATGACACAGCTATGCTGACTCGAATTGCATCGAAGGGGAAATCATCGACTAGTAAAGAAAAGCAGGATTTATTG CAGCATAAAGGTCCATTTAGGTCGATGGCTTTCAAGCAAGAAGAGTTGTGGGATAATGCTAATGAGCGAATTCCTTGGCATGAGAAGTTGGACGGAGAGGAGGCTATTCAGAATCATGTGCACGA TGCATCTACTCTGCTCAACAATTTTTGGAGGAAAACCCGAATTGCGGATATGCTAGGAGAAAAAAATAGGCTCACAAGAATTTAa
- the LOC126665824 gene encoding uncharacterized protein LOC126665824 isoform X7, translated as MSPSQATPDSPWDCMLPGPPSRSNFNSIDLSPSGLLAFPSGSSISVVDSRSLQLISTIPLPPPPNNSLSPFITSVRWTPLPLPRDLLSTSADESSLHSSSSSHLILAAADRHGRIALIDFRLKSVLLWLDNQNSSSKSGIQDLCWILSRPDSYILAAISGPSLLSLYSTATTTATSSSKCFFKYDASPEFLSCIRRDPFDSRHFCVIGLKGFLVSIKVLGETEDDVVIKELSIKTDFSEFSRLEKDNTTSADAGSSPASAVFPLHSVKLAFSPQWRHIVFVTFPRELVVFDLQYETALFSTTLPRGCAKFLDVLPDPCNDLLYCTHLDGKLSIWRRKDGEQLHIMCAMEELMPSIGTPMPPPSVLAVAISQSESTLQTVAKMYSDVPNTPSADIKDLDNPFDFFDDTLLLSKTHLISISDDGKVWNWLLTVEGTGDTDKRSVRDLAVASIANEMPLLGANGDGLAPEAGKQLDIPSGSKTRPSSILSQASISYKISLVGQLQLLSSTVTMLAVPSPSLTATLARGGNLPAAAVPLVALGTQNGTVDIVDVSANAVATSFSVHNGTVRGLRWLGNSRLVSFSYTQVNEKTGGYINRLVVTCVRSGLKKPFRVLQKPERAPIRALRTSSSGRYLLILFRDAPVEVWAMTKSPIMLRSLALPFTVLEWTLPTVPRTVQNGPSRQFSWSSKDQQPAAPDGASPPKASASELTAASSDASQDDVAESFAFALVNGALGVFEVHGRRIRDFRPKWPSSSFVSSDGLITAMAYRLPHVVMGDRSGNIRWWDVTTGHSSSFNTHRDGIRRIKFSPVVPGDRSRGRVAVLFYDNTFSVFDLDSQDPLANSLLQPQFPGTLVLELDWLPVRTDKNDPLILCIAGADSSFRLVEVNLNDKKLAYGVQPRAIKERFRPMPICSPILFPTPHALALRMILQLGVKPSWFNTCGTSIDKRPHSIPGTALPASDLRSYMVDLPHIGDTVVPEMLLKVLEPYRKEGCILDDERARLYASIVNKGCAVRFAFAAALFGETSETIFWLQLPHALKHLMNKLANKSPQKGPISASIPDLDDTAMLTRIASKGKSSTSKEKQDLLQHKGPFRSMAFKQEELWDNANERIPWHEKLDGEEAIQNHVHETKYT; from the exons ATGTCACCGTCACAAGCAACACCAGACTCGCCCTGGGACTGCATGCTACCAGGCCCGCCGTCCCGGAGCAATTTCAATTCCATCGACCTTTCTCCTTCCGGCCTCTTAGCTTTCCCCTCCGGCTCTTCCATTTCCGTCGTTGATTCCCGTTCTCTTCAGCTCATTTCCACCATCCCTCTCCCTCCGCCGCCTAATAACTCCCTTTCTCCTTTCATCACCTCCGTCCGCTGGACTCCGCTTCCTCTTCCTCGTGACCTCCTCTCCACCTCCGCTGATGAATCTTCTCTCCATTCCTCTTCCTCCTCTCACCTCATCCTCGCCGCTGCTGACCGCCACGGCCGCATCGCTCTCATTGATTTCCGCCTCAAATCCGTCCTCCTCTGGCTCGACAATCAGAATAGTTCGTCCAAGTCGGGAATTCAAGACCTCTGCTGGATCCTCTCCCGACCTGACTCCTACATTCTCGCCGCGATTTCAGGTCCTTCGTTGCTCTCTCTTTACTCTACAGCTACGACTACTGCAACAAGCTCCTCCAAATGCTTTTTCAAATACGACGCGTCGCCTGAGTTTCTCTCTTGCATTCGTCGCGATCCGTTTGATTCGCGTCATTTTTGCGTTATCGGTTTGAAAGGCTTTCTAGTATCCATTAAAGTACTCGGAGAAACCGAAGATGATGTCGTTATTAAAGAGCTTAGTATTAAAACTGATTTTAGTGAATTCTCTCGGTTAGAGAAGGATAATACGACGTCGGCTGATGCTGGATCTTCTCCTGCTTCTGCGGTTTTCCCGTTGCACAGTGTGAAATTAGCATTTTCGCCGCAGTGGAGACATATCGTGTTCGTGACCTTTCCTAGAGAGTTAGTTGTTTTTGATTTGCAGTATGAAACGGCGCTGTTTAGTACAACTTTACCTAGAGGCTGCGCTAAGTTCTTGGATGTGTTGCCTGATCCTTGCAATGACTTGCTTTATTGTACTCATCTTGATGGGAAGCTCAGTATCTGGCGCCGTAAAGA TGGAGAGCAGTTGCATATAATGTGTGCAATGGAGGAGTTAATGCCTTCAATCGGCACACCTATGCCTCCTCCGTCGGTTCTAGCTGTGGCCATTTCCCAATCGGAGTCCACTCTCCAGACGGTTGCTAAGATGTACTCCGATGTACCTAATACTCCTTCAGCTGACATTAAGGATTTGGACAATCCTTTCGACTTCTTCGATGATACTCTTCTTCTTTCTAAGACGCATTTGATATCCATTTCGGATGATGGAAAAGTATGGAACTGGCTTTTGACTGTTGAAGGGACGGGTGACACTGATAAGAGAAGTGTTAGAGACTTGGCTGTGGCTTCTATTGCCAATGAAATGCCTCTTTTAGGGGCCAATGGTGATGGTCTTGCTCCAGAAGCAGGAAAGCAACTAGATATTCCAAGTGGCAGTAAAACCCGCCCTTCATCTATTCTCAGCCAGGCTAGCATCTCATATAAG ATCAGCCTAGTTGGACAGCTGCAGCTTCTTTCTTCAACAGTAACAATGTTGGCTGTGCCTTCTCCCTCTTTGACTGCTACTTTGGCTC GTGGAGGAAACCTTCCTGCTGCAGCTGTTCCCCTGGTTGCTTTGGGAACTCAGAATGGAACAGTGGACATCGTGGATGTTTCTGCCAATGCTGTTGCCACAAGTTTCTCAGTTCATAATGGTACAGTTAGGGGATTACGGTGGCTTGGAAATTCTAGACTAGTTTCATTTTCTTACACTCAG GTGAATGAAAAAACTGGAGGTTATATTAATAGGCTCGTGGTAACCTGTGTTCGAAGCGGCCTTAAAAAACCATTTCGGGTTTTACAAAAGCCAGAACGTGCACCCATTAGAGCTTTACGGACTTCTTCGTCTGGAAG GTATCTTCttattttgtttcgtgatgCGCCTGTGGAGGTTTGGGCAATGACAAAGAGTCCTATTATG CTTAGATCATTAGCTCTTCCATTCACGGTATTGGAATGGACTCTGCCAACAGTTCCCCGGACAGTTCAAAATGGTCCATCTAGGCAATTTTCATGGTCATCTAAAGATCAACAACCGGCAGCACCAGATGGAGCATCTCCCCCAAAAGCATCTGCATCTGAATTGA CAGCAGCAAGCTCAGATGCTTCTCAGGATGATGTAGCAGAAAGTTTTGCATTTGCACTTGTAAATGGCGCACTGGGAGTTTTTGAGGTTCATGGAAGGAGGATTCGTGATTTCAG ACCAAAATGGCCTTCTTCTTCATTTGTTTCATCTGATGGACTGATTACAGCCATGGCTTACCGATTGCCTCATGTC GTTATGGGTGACAGGTCCGGGAACATACGCTGGTGGGATGTGACAACTGGACATTCTTCATCATTTAACACTCACAGAGACGGAATCCGGAGAATCAAATTTTCACCTGTTGTTCCTGGAGATCGTAGTCGAGGGCGTGTTGCAGTGcttttttatgataatacctTTTCCGTATTTGATCTT GACAGTCAGGATCCATTAGCCAATTCGCTTTTGCAACCTCAATTTCCTGGAACTCTTGTATTGGAGCTTGATTGGTTGCCTGTGCGGACAGACAAAAATGACCCTTTGATATTATGCATTGCTGGAGCTGATAGTAGCTTCCGCCTCGTTGAAGTTAATTT AAACGATAAAAAACTTGCCTATGGAGTGCAACCTCGAGCTATTAAAGAAAGATTTAGGCCTATGCCGATATGCTCTCCTATACTGTTCCCCACACCACATGCCCTG GCGCTGAGGATGATCTTGCAATTGGGTGTCAAGCCATCTTGGTTTAACACTTGTGGTACAAGTATTGATAAGAGGCCTCACTCAATCCCTGGGACTGCTTTACCTGCATCAGATCTTCGCAGTTACATGGTTGATTTACCTCATATTGGTGACACTGTAGTGCCAGAAATGCTGCTTAAAGTATTAGAGCCTTACCGAAAAGAAG GTTGCATACTTGATGATGAAAGGGCAAGATTGTATGCCTCCATAGTTAATAAAGGTTGTGCTGTGAGGTTTGCCTTTGCAGCTGCCCTTTTTGGTGAAACATCAGAAACAATTTTCTGGTTGCAGTTACCGCATGCACTGAAACATTTGATGAATAAGTTGGCAAATAAGTCTCCACAGAAAGGGCCTATCTCAGCTTCAATCCCAGACCTTGATGACACAGCTATGCTGACTCGAATTGCATCGAAGGGGAAATCATCGACTAGTAAAGAAAAGCAGGATTTATTG CAGCATAAAGGTCCATTTAGGTCGATGGCTTTCAAGCAAGAAGAGTTGTGGGATAATGCTAATGAGCGAATTCCTTGGCATGAGAAGTTGGACGGAGAGGAGGCTATTCAGAATCATGTGCACGA GACTAAGTATACTTGA